From one Alicyclobacillus acidocaldarius subsp. acidocaldarius Tc-4-1 genomic stretch:
- the aroQ gene encoding type II 3-dehydroquinate dehydratase → MADRYILLVHGPNLNRLGVRKPEVYGQRTLADVVELVRSTALPFGFDVIDRQSNHEGDLIDFLQQYGPGAHGIIINPGAFGHYSYALRDCLEDIDRPTVEVHISNVHRREPFRHQLVLSDVVTGQIVGLGLEGYRLATLALCQPKP, encoded by the coding sequence GTGGCGGATCGCTATATTCTGCTCGTTCACGGGCCGAACCTCAATCGCTTGGGCGTGCGAAAACCGGAGGTGTACGGCCAGCGCACGCTGGCGGACGTGGTGGAGCTGGTCCGAAGCACGGCCCTCCCGTTCGGCTTTGACGTGATCGACCGACAGTCGAACCACGAAGGCGATCTCATCGACTTCTTGCAGCAGTACGGGCCTGGAGCGCACGGCATCATCATCAATCCAGGGGCGTTCGGGCACTACAGTTACGCGCTGCGCGATTGTCTGGAAGATATCGATCGGCCTACGGTTGAGGTACACATTTCCAATGTGCACCGCCGCGAGCCGTTTCGGCACCAACTGGTCCTGAGTGACGTCGTCACGGGCCAGATTGTGGGGCTTGGCCTCGAGGGCTATCGGTTGGCGACGCTCGCTCTCTGCCAGCCGAAGCCGTGA
- a CDS encoding histidine phosphatase family protein, which produces MEIWLVRHGETDWNVEGRVQGWTDVPLNEVGKRQADRLAAWLRNVHIDHIYSSDLERALDTARRVSRTTGAPITVRPCLREHYFGQAEGLLRSESLRRFPNGAPDREPPDHATERVVQCLKDIARAHPHGRVLVATHGGVVRSILRWMGIDFRTIDNTSITRISVIGDAFHALGVNETPHLADLSALRQSNG; this is translated from the coding sequence ATGGAAATCTGGCTCGTTCGCCACGGAGAGACGGACTGGAACGTCGAAGGGCGGGTTCAGGGATGGACCGACGTGCCGCTCAACGAGGTCGGCAAGCGACAGGCCGACCGGTTGGCCGCCTGGCTCCGGAACGTCCACATCGACCACATCTATTCAAGCGATCTCGAGCGGGCGCTCGACACCGCGCGGCGCGTGAGCCGCACCACCGGCGCGCCCATCACGGTGCGGCCGTGCCTGCGCGAGCATTATTTCGGCCAAGCCGAGGGCTTGCTCCGCAGCGAGAGTTTGCGGCGTTTCCCGAACGGGGCGCCGGATCGAGAGCCGCCCGATCACGCCACCGAACGTGTGGTGCAATGCCTCAAGGACATTGCGCGCGCGCATCCGCACGGGCGCGTGCTCGTGGCCACCCACGGGGGCGTCGTGCGCTCCATCCTTCGGTGGATGGGCATCGACTTTCGTACCATCGATAACACGAGCATCACGCGGATCTCCGTCATTGGCGATGCGTTCCATGCGCTCGGCGTCAATGAGACCCCTCATCTGGCCGACCTCTCCGCACTGCGTCAGTCCAATGGATGA
- the gcvPB gene encoding aminomethyl-transferring glycine dehydrogenase subunit GcvPB has protein sequence MTIQREGLEPLIFELSRPGRRAFELPELDVPEADLAEIEPYRRREPARLPEVSEVDVVRHYTALSQKNHGVDSGFYPLGSCTMKYNPKRNERWSRLEGFARLHPLMPEELVQGALALLYELSEHLAVITGMDAVSLQPAAGAQGEWTGLMMIRKYHVDRGETSRDQVIVPDSAHGTNPASVSMAGLRAVTIPSRPDGRVDLEALRQAVSERTAALMLTNPNTLGLFERDIVEIARIVHDAGGLLYYDGANMNAILGYARPGDMGFDVVHLNLHKTFSTPHGGGGPGAGPVGVKAFLEPYLPAPVLEKRGHQYAWNWDRPKSIGKVKGFFGNFGVLVRAYAYIRTLGAEGLKQVSEAAVLNANYLLQQLKPHFEAPYEGPCKHEFVISGKRQKALGVRTLDMAKRLIDFGVHPPTIYFPLIVEEGMMIEPTESESKETLDRFVEIMREIAREAEHEPEVVRTAPHRTIVGRLDEVKAARQPRLRHPLD, from the coding sequence ATGACGATTCAGCGGGAAGGCCTCGAGCCGCTGATCTTTGAGCTAAGCCGCCCGGGGAGACGAGCATTTGAGCTGCCGGAACTCGACGTGCCAGAGGCAGATTTGGCTGAGATTGAGCCGTATAGGCGCCGGGAGCCGGCCCGCTTGCCCGAGGTGAGCGAGGTCGATGTGGTGCGGCACTACACGGCGCTGTCTCAGAAGAATCACGGTGTGGATAGCGGCTTCTATCCGCTCGGGTCGTGCACCATGAAATACAATCCAAAGCGGAACGAGCGTTGGAGCCGGCTGGAGGGCTTTGCCCGGCTTCATCCGCTCATGCCGGAGGAGCTCGTGCAAGGTGCGCTCGCCCTGCTATACGAATTGAGCGAACACCTCGCGGTGATCACGGGCATGGATGCGGTCAGCCTGCAACCGGCTGCCGGGGCGCAAGGCGAGTGGACGGGACTCATGATGATCCGCAAGTACCACGTCGATCGCGGCGAGACCTCTCGCGATCAGGTGATTGTTCCGGACTCCGCGCATGGCACGAATCCAGCCAGCGTGAGCATGGCGGGGCTGCGCGCCGTCACCATTCCGTCTCGGCCCGACGGCCGTGTGGATCTGGAGGCGCTGCGCCAGGCGGTCAGTGAGCGTACGGCCGCGCTCATGTTGACCAATCCGAATACGCTTGGGCTTTTCGAACGCGATATCGTCGAGATCGCGCGCATCGTGCACGATGCGGGGGGGCTCCTGTATTACGACGGCGCCAACATGAACGCCATCTTGGGCTATGCGCGGCCCGGAGACATGGGCTTTGACGTGGTTCATCTCAATCTTCACAAGACCTTCTCCACGCCGCACGGAGGCGGAGGGCCCGGAGCCGGGCCGGTGGGCGTGAAGGCGTTTCTGGAGCCCTACCTTCCGGCGCCTGTCCTGGAGAAGCGAGGCCATCAGTACGCGTGGAACTGGGACCGGCCGAAGTCCATCGGCAAGGTGAAGGGATTCTTCGGCAATTTCGGCGTGCTGGTGCGCGCTTACGCCTACATTCGCACACTCGGCGCCGAAGGGTTGAAGCAGGTGTCGGAGGCGGCCGTGCTGAACGCCAACTATTTGTTACAGCAGTTGAAACCGCATTTCGAGGCGCCTTATGAAGGGCCGTGTAAGCACGAGTTTGTCATTTCAGGCAAGAGGCAAAAGGCCCTCGGCGTCCGCACGCTCGACATGGCGAAGCGCCTCATCGACTTCGGCGTGCATCCGCCGACCATCTACTTCCCGCTCATCGTCGAGGAGGGCATGATGATCGAGCCGACGGAGTCGGAGAGCAAGGAGACCCTGGATCGCTTTGTCGAGATCATGCGCGAAATCGCTCGCGAAGCCGAGCATGAACCAGAGGTGGTGCGCACGGCTCCGCATCGAACGATTGTGGGAAGGCTGGACGAGGTCAAGGCGGCGCGGCAGCCGCGGCTGCGTCATCCATTGGACTGA
- the gcvPA gene encoding aminomethyl-transferring glycine dehydrogenase subunit GcvPA codes for MSRFGYLPHTDEDREEMLRTLGIERVEELFSDIPPSIRLTSALDLPRPMPELELGKHMERLAAQNRHLGQLVSFLGAGAYEHYQPSVVDAIISRSEFYTSYTPYQPEMSQGLLQTIFEYQTMIAELTGTDVANASMYDGVTALAEAALVACQHTRRERVVVSATLHPEARRVLQTYANGQTIRLQEVPHRDGRMDMESLEASVDGETACVCVQYPNFFGAIEDLRAIAEIAHARGALLVVQTYPIALGLLEAPGAMGADIVVAEGQPLGISLSYGGPYLGVMAVQEFLMRRIPGRLVGETTDAEGRRGFVLTLQAREQHIRREKATSNICTNQSLCAIAATVFLAYMGKEGLQELARQNYHKAHYFRARLLEVPGVEPLFDAPFFNEFAIRVSRPVSEVQRAMLDRGYLFGYDLARDDGSLEGGVLIAVTEVRTREDMDGAVAAIKEVLAQ; via the coding sequence TTGTCGCGTTTCGGTTATCTCCCGCACACGGACGAGGACCGAGAGGAGATGTTGCGGACGCTCGGCATTGAGCGCGTCGAGGAGTTGTTCAGTGACATCCCGCCTTCCATTCGGCTGACCTCCGCGCTCGACCTGCCCAGGCCCATGCCCGAACTTGAACTCGGTAAGCACATGGAGCGGCTTGCGGCGCAAAATCGGCACCTGGGCCAACTCGTGTCTTTCCTCGGGGCAGGTGCCTACGAGCACTACCAACCGAGCGTTGTGGATGCCATCATCTCCAGATCCGAATTCTACACGTCCTACACGCCGTACCAACCTGAGATGAGTCAGGGCTTGCTCCAGACCATCTTCGAATACCAGACGATGATCGCGGAACTGACGGGAACGGACGTCGCCAATGCGAGCATGTACGACGGCGTGACTGCCCTCGCCGAGGCGGCACTCGTCGCGTGTCAGCACACCCGGCGGGAAAGGGTCGTGGTGTCCGCGACGCTACATCCTGAAGCTCGCAGGGTGCTTCAGACCTATGCCAACGGCCAGACCATCCGGCTTCAAGAGGTTCCGCACCGCGACGGCCGCATGGACATGGAGTCGCTCGAGGCGTCGGTTGACGGGGAGACAGCGTGTGTCTGCGTGCAGTATCCGAACTTTTTCGGCGCCATCGAGGATCTGCGCGCGATTGCCGAGATCGCACACGCCCGGGGAGCGCTCCTCGTGGTACAGACGTACCCCATTGCGCTCGGACTCCTCGAGGCGCCCGGCGCGATGGGGGCGGATATTGTCGTCGCGGAGGGTCAGCCGCTTGGCATCAGTCTGTCCTACGGAGGACCGTATCTCGGCGTGATGGCCGTCCAGGAGTTCCTCATGCGAAGGATACCGGGGCGCCTGGTTGGCGAGACGACCGATGCCGAGGGGCGGCGCGGATTTGTACTCACGCTCCAGGCGCGTGAGCAGCACATTCGCCGGGAAAAGGCAACCTCAAACATCTGCACAAACCAGTCCCTCTGCGCCATCGCGGCCACGGTCTTCCTGGCCTACATGGGGAAGGAAGGACTGCAGGAACTCGCTCGCCAGAATTACCACAAGGCGCACTATTTCCGCGCCCGGTTGCTCGAGGTCCCCGGGGTGGAGCCGCTGTTTGACGCGCCCTTCTTCAACGAGTTTGCGATTCGCGTATCTCGTCCCGTCTCCGAGGTGCAGCGCGCGATGCTCGATCGCGGCTATCTGTTCGGCTATGACCTCGCGAGGGACGATGGTTCGCTCGAAGGAGGCGTGTTGATCGCGGTCACCGAAGTGCGAACCCGCGAAGACATGGACGGGGCTGTCGCCGCCATCAAGGAGGTGCTCGCGCAATGA
- the gcvT gene encoding glycine cleavage system aminomethyltransferase GcvT has product MEKRTPLYDLHLRFGARMVEFHGWEMPVQYTSIRDEHRAVRMDVGMFDVSHMGEIEVSGSDSFLFLQHLLTNDLARLRPGRALYTLMTDQRGGTLDDLLVYRLDDNRFWLVVNAANRDTDVAWIRSHVDGADVTVTDRSDEVALLAVQGPHAASRLESLGLSVGSLRPFSFTSARFQEGEIMVSRTGYTGEDGFELYTDGETARKLFEALYSLGVTPCGLGARDTLRLEACLPLYGQELRRDVTPLEASLAPFVKFDKGDFIGREALLSQAEAGPRRRLVGVEMADRAIPRTGYAVFRGEQRVGEITSGTLSPTLERPIGLALVNASAAVVGETLEVEIRGKRHVARVVPTPFYRRPKVSSSSAKEE; this is encoded by the coding sequence TTGGAAAAGCGAACGCCGCTTTATGATCTCCACCTGCGCTTCGGGGCTCGCATGGTGGAGTTTCACGGGTGGGAGATGCCTGTGCAATACACAAGCATCCGGGACGAGCACCGCGCGGTTCGCATGGACGTCGGCATGTTTGACGTGTCCCACATGGGCGAAATCGAGGTGTCTGGGTCCGATAGTTTTTTATTCTTACAGCACCTTCTGACGAATGATCTAGCTCGACTGCGGCCGGGTCGGGCGCTGTACACGCTCATGACCGACCAACGCGGCGGTACCCTCGATGATCTGTTGGTGTATCGCCTTGACGATAACCGCTTCTGGCTCGTCGTGAATGCCGCCAATCGGGACACGGATGTAGCGTGGATCAGGAGCCACGTCGACGGGGCCGACGTGACGGTGACGGATCGGTCGGATGAGGTGGCGCTTCTTGCCGTTCAGGGACCGCATGCAGCGAGTCGCCTCGAATCGTTGGGGCTCTCGGTCGGTTCTTTGCGTCCCTTTTCGTTTACGAGCGCTCGTTTTCAAGAAGGAGAGATCATGGTCTCACGCACAGGTTATACGGGCGAAGATGGCTTTGAGTTGTATACCGATGGTGAGACGGCTCGCAAGTTGTTTGAGGCGCTTTACTCGCTGGGCGTCACACCATGTGGTCTCGGAGCGCGTGACACCCTTCGACTGGAAGCGTGTCTGCCGCTGTATGGCCAGGAGCTTCGGCGGGACGTCACGCCTCTTGAAGCTTCGCTTGCGCCGTTTGTCAAATTCGACAAGGGCGACTTCATCGGCCGCGAAGCGCTCCTGTCGCAGGCGGAAGCGGGGCCGAGACGGCGGCTCGTGGGGGTGGAGATGGCGGATCGCGCCATTCCTCGCACAGGTTATGCGGTATTCCGAGGGGAGCAGAGGGTTGGCGAGATTACATCCGGGACGTTGTCGCCCACGCTCGAACGCCCCATCGGGCTCGCGCTGGTGAACGCGTCCGCTGCGGTCGTCGGCGAGACGCTCGAGGTCGAGATCCGTGGAAAAAGGCATGTTGCGCGCGTGGTGCCGACTCCGTTTTATCGGCGCCCGAAGGTGAGCTCGTCATCCGCCAAGGAGGAGTGA
- a CDS encoding DEAD/DEAH box helicase produces the protein MRELENKSLNAGDRPWSFSISGLDVEAELEALLHLGRGSQDADWELFRLGALARQAWLAPALDQLLALEHVQFTPLAHQVETALRVVRDLRGRAILADEVGLGKTIEAGLILKEYLVRGLVRRALVLVPASLVSQWTKELNQKFRIDAIPQRDEWTWEAEGVVVASIDTAKRPPHADRVRAQWWDMIIVDEAHKLKNPSTKNWQLLNQLQHKYMLLLTATPIQNQLKELHTLVTLLKPGELGNPAEFAERFVASPRTPKDPAALRQTISRVMIRNRREDGLLDLPKRHVRVVAVELTPEERAFYEAVQAFLRSEYERSQTARTSILPLITLQREICSSSYAALLSLEKMLKKTRDPDRARRLQALIDQGTSIPSYAKVEAVLKILEDGPEKMIIFTEYRASQDFLMYTLKKHGVSAVPFRGGFRRGKKDWMRELFSKKIRVLVATESGGEGINLQFCSHMINYDLPWNPMRLEQRIGRIHRLGQTHACHIANLVTKDTIEEHIMEILQEKVRMFEAVIGRLDDIVSDIRLDLWEKRIFEAAMTSRDDEEFVTQLKSIQVEDLMIPKGGARRR, from the coding sequence GTGCGAGAACTCGAGAACAAGTCCTTGAACGCCGGAGATCGCCCGTGGTCGTTTTCCATCAGTGGGTTGGATGTGGAAGCGGAACTCGAGGCGCTCCTCCACCTAGGGCGAGGAAGCCAAGACGCTGATTGGGAACTCTTCCGCCTCGGCGCGCTGGCGCGTCAGGCTTGGCTTGCACCCGCCTTGGACCAACTCCTCGCGCTCGAACACGTGCAGTTCACACCGCTTGCGCATCAAGTGGAAACTGCTCTCCGGGTCGTGCGCGATCTGCGCGGAAGGGCCATCCTTGCGGATGAGGTGGGACTCGGCAAAACGATTGAAGCAGGGCTCATTCTCAAGGAATATCTGGTGCGAGGGCTTGTCCGAAGGGCCCTCGTCCTCGTGCCAGCGTCTCTCGTCTCGCAGTGGACCAAGGAGTTGAACCAGAAATTTCGCATCGACGCGATTCCCCAGCGCGACGAATGGACGTGGGAGGCGGAGGGCGTCGTTGTCGCCTCCATCGACACGGCCAAACGGCCGCCCCACGCCGATCGGGTTCGAGCCCAATGGTGGGACATGATCATCGTCGACGAAGCGCACAAGCTGAAAAACCCGAGCACGAAGAACTGGCAACTGCTGAATCAGCTCCAACACAAATACATGCTCCTGCTGACGGCCACGCCCATCCAGAATCAGCTCAAGGAGTTGCACACGTTGGTCACCCTGCTCAAACCTGGAGAGCTCGGCAATCCCGCGGAATTCGCCGAGCGGTTCGTCGCGAGTCCCCGAACGCCCAAAGACCCTGCGGCCTTGCGTCAGACCATCAGCCGGGTCATGATCCGAAACCGCCGAGAGGACGGACTGCTCGATCTGCCCAAGCGTCACGTGCGCGTGGTTGCTGTCGAATTGACGCCAGAGGAACGCGCGTTTTACGAAGCCGTTCAGGCGTTTCTAAGGAGCGAATATGAGCGTTCGCAAACAGCCCGCACGTCCATTCTCCCACTCATCACGCTGCAGCGCGAGATCTGCAGTTCCTCGTACGCGGCGCTTCTGTCGCTGGAGAAGATGTTGAAGAAGACGCGCGATCCCGATCGCGCTCGCCGCCTGCAGGCGCTGATCGACCAAGGAACCTCTATCCCGTCGTACGCCAAGGTGGAAGCAGTACTCAAGATACTAGAAGATGGACCAGAAAAGATGATCATCTTTACGGAATACCGAGCGTCCCAAGATTTCCTCATGTACACACTGAAGAAACACGGGGTCAGCGCGGTACCGTTTCGCGGCGGCTTCCGCCGAGGTAAGAAAGACTGGATGCGGGAACTGTTCTCGAAGAAGATCCGCGTGCTAGTCGCCACCGAATCCGGCGGAGAAGGAATTAACCTTCAATTTTGTAGCCACATGATTAATTATGACCTCCCCTGGAATCCAATGCGGCTTGAACAGCGCATAGGACGCATCCATCGTCTCGGCCAAACGCACGCGTGCCACATCGCGAACCTCGTGACGAAGGACACCATCGAAGAACACATCATGGAAATCCTTCAGGAAAAGGTGCGCATGTTTGAGGCCGTGATCGGACGGCTGGATGACATTGTAAGCGATATCCGACTGGATCTTTGGGAGAAGCGCATCTTCGAGGCGGCCATGACAAGCCGCGACGACGAGGAATTCGTCACCCAACTCAAGTCCATCCAGGTGGAAGATCTCATGATCCCCAAAGGAGGTGCGCGTCGCCGTTGA
- a CDS encoding YqhG family protein, with protein sequence MNAETQAPLRTPEQRLSFCDRYFTSVGARTLLARPMYREYKLPVDVDKELIERPFYWMWVEATHQSIEPTVLRLAFDAEAQAREEARLNAEQPPSPFPWSVKPRVDRIDFGSPLFDRILLSAARRGRIACVGEGDAEGELVPWMMVNGVFAYTADLNREEWFSYAVCLDNLQVVDRFYERIQHRDLSGVPASELLRHSRHTVYDAWRVLQRALTDHVAAQDDAWAKEAMARLHGDLAQLSAYYESLLDELTEEERASALAERDRKQAALIEKSAPRVECRIHQVALVGLRVQQARPPRT encoded by the coding sequence TTGAACGCCGAGACCCAAGCGCCGCTGCGAACCCCAGAACAAAGGCTGTCGTTCTGTGATCGGTACTTCACATCCGTCGGGGCTCGTACGCTCCTCGCTCGTCCCATGTACCGGGAGTACAAGCTTCCCGTCGACGTGGACAAAGAACTCATCGAGCGACCCTTCTATTGGATGTGGGTGGAAGCCACGCATCAGTCGATCGAGCCGACGGTGCTGCGGTTGGCATTCGATGCCGAGGCGCAGGCGCGAGAAGAGGCCCGTCTGAACGCAGAACAGCCCCCTTCGCCGTTCCCCTGGAGCGTGAAGCCGCGCGTCGATCGCATCGACTTCGGCAGTCCTCTGTTCGACAGAATTCTGCTCAGTGCCGCTCGACGCGGCCGGATCGCCTGCGTGGGAGAAGGAGACGCGGAAGGCGAACTCGTGCCCTGGATGATGGTCAACGGCGTCTTTGCCTACACGGCCGATCTCAACCGGGAAGAATGGTTCTCCTACGCCGTATGTTTGGACAACCTGCAAGTCGTCGACCGGTTTTACGAACGCATTCAACACCGGGACCTATCCGGTGTCCCTGCGTCGGAGCTTCTCCGCCACAGTCGCCACACGGTCTACGACGCATGGCGCGTTCTTCAGCGCGCGCTCACCGATCACGTAGCCGCGCAGGACGACGCTTGGGCCAAGGAAGCGATGGCTCGTCTCCATGGCGACCTCGCCCAGCTGTCCGCCTACTACGAGAGCTTGTTGGATGAGCTCACGGAGGAAGAACGCGCCTCGGCCTTGGCAGAAAGGGATCGGAAGCAGGCTGCGCTGATCGAAAAAAGCGCGCCGCGGGTCGAATGTCGCATTCATCAGGTGGCCCTCGTCGGCCTGCGCGTCCAGCAAGCACGACCACCCCGCACTTGA
- the zapE gene encoding AFG1/ZapE family ATPase — MQHIGGILQHSHVSADRYDASYFLREIPELQQASLAEETILRHSALLYEYLRQKRICEQCTGFERCGKAGDMRGFEQVLEVSTRGLATRVRRCTPFQEYVVKERVRRYAQLAGVTELGDDFRFENFPEEQARKYPKVLRYAQEFARTWSPQEAPRAGLYLFGPPGVGKTHLMFAVFRELQRRGVPSLVVRSDSLFDHMRHVIAAGEDLEPFLETLSTVPVLGIDEFAQERANEFSMEKLFRIINYRFHHKLSTWFTSNFSPPDAYRRGVDDLLDTVAPLRSRVMSMCILVKMDGPDARQRNLRTLV; from the coding sequence GTGCAACATATCGGAGGCATCCTCCAGCATTCACACGTGTCGGCTGATCGCTACGATGCTTCGTACTTTCTCCGGGAGATTCCGGAGCTTCAGCAGGCCTCGCTTGCCGAAGAGACGATTTTGCGCCACAGTGCGCTGCTTTACGAGTATTTGCGGCAGAAGAGGATCTGCGAGCAATGCACAGGGTTTGAGCGGTGTGGCAAGGCGGGTGACATGCGTGGCTTTGAGCAAGTCCTGGAAGTCAGTACGCGCGGGCTCGCGACTCGCGTTCGTCGGTGTACGCCGTTTCAGGAGTATGTGGTTAAAGAGCGCGTGCGCCGCTATGCACAGTTGGCGGGCGTAACGGAGCTTGGCGACGACTTTCGTTTTGAGAACTTCCCCGAGGAGCAGGCGAGGAAATATCCGAAGGTGTTGAGATATGCCCAGGAATTCGCTCGTACCTGGAGTCCACAGGAGGCACCGCGGGCTGGGCTGTACTTGTTCGGTCCCCCGGGCGTGGGAAAGACGCATCTCATGTTCGCGGTGTTTCGCGAGCTCCAGCGGCGCGGCGTTCCGTCTCTGGTCGTTCGGTCGGATTCCCTGTTCGATCACATGCGGCACGTCATCGCGGCGGGGGAAGATCTGGAGCCGTTTCTCGAAACGCTTTCCACGGTGCCTGTTCTCGGGATCGATGAATTCGCGCAGGAGCGAGCGAACGAGTTTAGCATGGAGAAGCTGTTTCGAATCATCAATTACCGGTTTCATCACAAACTGTCGACGTGGTTTACCAGCAATTTTAGTCCTCCCGACGCGTATCGGCGCGGAGTGGATGATCTCCTTGACACAGTGGCGCCGCTGCGATCGCGCGTGATGAGCATGTGCATTCTCGTGAAAATGGACGGACCGGATGCGCGCCAGCGCAATCTCCGCACCCTGGTCTGA
- a CDS encoding shikimate kinase, which produces MRTLRIALVGFMGCGKSTVGPVLARRLGVDFVDLDLEIQQMAGRTIAEIFEQDGERAFRSLESECLARCARQSHLVVAPGGGVVTVQANRRLLRSHFHVAYLRARPATLAERLRGQAEHRPLLRGHPLEDRIARLMRERAAFYDEVASQIVDVDGKSPEAIAEEISSGLKST; this is translated from the coding sequence ATGAGAACCTTGCGTATCGCGTTAGTGGGATTCATGGGGTGCGGGAAGTCGACCGTGGGTCCTGTCCTTGCGCGCCGCCTTGGCGTTGACTTCGTCGATCTCGACCTTGAGATTCAGCAGATGGCCGGCAGAACCATCGCGGAGATTTTTGAGCAGGATGGCGAGCGGGCGTTCCGCTCGCTTGAATCCGAGTGTTTGGCGCGCTGCGCTCGCCAGTCTCACTTGGTGGTCGCCCCTGGAGGGGGCGTCGTCACCGTACAAGCCAACCGTCGCCTTTTGCGCAGCCATTTCCACGTCGCCTATCTCCGTGCGCGGCCGGCGACTCTCGCAGAGCGTTTGCGAGGGCAGGCCGAACACCGCCCCCTGTTGCGAGGACATCCGCTCGAAGACCGGATCGCGCGCCTGATGAGAGAACGCGCGGCGTTTTACGATGAAGTCGCTTCGCAGATTGTCGACGTCGATGGGAAATCCCCTGAAGCTATCGCTGAAGAAATTTCAAGTGGCCTGAAATCGACCTGA
- a CDS encoding AbrB/MazE/SpoVT family DNA-binding domain-containing protein, which produces MLVTGYVRKIDHLGRLVIPKRLRKDLAIGQDDSIEIYVEGDTVVLSKYAPKCIFCGEKAEKVFHERAVCQACLEELKAKSKVS; this is translated from the coding sequence ATGCTTGTGACAGGGTACGTTCGGAAAATCGATCATCTCGGGCGACTCGTGATCCCGAAGCGCCTGAGGAAGGACTTGGCCATTGGACAAGATGATTCGATCGAGATCTACGTGGAAGGCGACACCGTTGTGCTAAGCAAGTATGCGCCCAAATGCATCTTCTGTGGCGAGAAGGCTGAAAAGGTCTTTCACGAACGAGCCGTCTGCCAGGCGTGCTTGGAGGAGTTGAAGGCGAAGAGTAAGGTGAGCTGA
- a CDS encoding gamma-glutamylcyclotransferase family protein, with protein MIYFAYGSCMNERDFRRTCPTAHMLCEDAILFGHRLTFNGYSAHRNGGVANIVPARGHTVHGVLWYVSDHEAKRLDRREGAPYVYHRKLVQVRCCGMWEEAVTYQLVHPLPHEIAPSDEYAQLILGGIVNPTYRRRVEQHIARLREEGTYGTAVTA; from the coding sequence ATGATCTACTTTGCCTATGGGAGTTGCATGAACGAACGTGACTTCCGGCGGACGTGTCCGACCGCCCACATGCTCTGCGAGGACGCAATTTTGTTCGGGCATCGGCTCACATTCAACGGGTATTCGGCACATCGAAATGGCGGCGTGGCGAACATCGTTCCGGCGCGGGGTCACACGGTCCATGGGGTGCTTTGGTATGTGTCGGACCACGAGGCGAAGCGGCTCGATCGGCGAGAGGGTGCTCCGTACGTCTATCACCGCAAGCTTGTGCAGGTGCGCTGCTGTGGCATGTGGGAAGAGGCGGTGACGTATCAGCTTGTCCATCCGCTGCCTCATGAGATCGCGCCGTCGGACGAGTACGCGCAGCTCATTCTCGGCGGAATTGTCAATCCAACGTATCGGCGTCGCGTAGAACAACACATCGCTCGGTTAAGGGAGGAAGGCACGTATGGGACAGCAGTTACAGCCTAA